DNA from Syntrophales bacterium:
GTCATGTCGCGAAGGAGTATTTCCAGACGCGACACGGCGGAGGGATATTGGGCGGTCAGATTGCGGCTCGCCTCCTCGACGGCCAGGGTGGAGGTGATCATCCGCCAATGCCCCTTCGACCCGAGTTCCAGCACAAGCGCCGCTTTTCCGGACGGATTGTGGGCCGCCGTGAAAAGGATATTGGCATCCAGAAAGAGGCACTTCACGTTTTGCCTTCGAACTTCTTTAGAATGTTCAGACGCTCCGCTTCCTCCAGATGGTCCTCGGCGTTCCAACGGGCGACATCGGCGTCACTATAGGTCTCGATTTCCAGAACTGCAGCCGGCCGCAGGACAACTTCATCCTCCCGCTCTTCGAGGATAACAACACCACCCGCTATGATTCCCATACGTTTTCGAATATCAGTCGGCAAGGTAATTTGCCCTCGGCTGGATACGGTAAGACTTGCGCGCATAATAACCTCCTTGATGAAATTCCGTATAGCAGAATTACACCATTACTGCAAGCAATTGTTGGGGGTCTTGCATTTTAGCGTTTTTCAGGGGGAAAAGGAGGATCGGAAATAATAGGTGCTCTGTCCCTAATTATCCCGGCAAAACGCTAATTTTCAAGACCTGACCCCCGAGATGACACCCAGAAATCTCCGAAACTGGCGACGCGCTGCCGCTGTTCGGGAGCAAAGAGGAACGGTTCCACATCCTGAGCCAGAGCATTCAGATCCAGCTCCCCGAGCCGCACTGCAAAGCGTCGGAGAAATTCCGACCGCTCCAGCCCTACCTTCCTTTCGATATACTCAAAATCAGGGGCCGTCAGGCCGGTCAGAAAAGAGACGTCAAAGATATCCCTCCCTTTTTCCCTCTTCCGATACAGAATCGCCAGCATCTTCTGGGCTAGGAGTATCGCGGCCGGCGCCGCCAAAATCTGGCGGTAAACACTGAATCTGTTCAGGAAAAC
Protein-coding regions in this window:
- a CDS encoding AbrB/MazE/SpoVT family DNA-binding domain-containing protein, translating into MRASLTVSSRGQITLPTDIRKRMGIIAGGVVILEEREDEVVLRPAAVLEIETYSDADVARWNAEDHLEEAERLNILKKFEGKT